Proteins from a single region of Desulfolutivibrio sulfoxidireducens:
- a CDS encoding GGDEF domain-containing protein encodes MDERESSPDARAAAVVRYLARIVGDPLPPSAPPSRLEGIEGLADLALTLADMRSFADRLAAGDLSGELPARGYFPGTLKMLQANLRHLAWQTSRIAAGDLTQQVDFMGDFSQAFNAMVERLKDSLAALRLSERKYRKLAITDNLTGLYNPRYFFTIAGREFRRALRHRRPLAVIMLDVDDFKAINDRHGHAVGDMALREIAQVLGNSLRGTDLLARYGGEEFIVLLPDTGCQAAVAVAEKLRKNVEGCLIGLDGGRLKITASFGTCGIETFAGERLSAAGIMEVMVKRADQALYRSKNAGKNQVTFLALDDDSANGLGFVASRTMHNSKT; translated from the coding sequence ATGGACGAGCGGGAATCCTCCCCGGACGCGAGGGCGGCCGCAGTGGTCCGGTATCTGGCCCGGATCGTGGGCGATCCCCTGCCGCCGTCGGCCCCGCCTTCCCGCCTGGAGGGGATCGAGGGGCTGGCGGATTTGGCCCTGACCCTGGCGGACATGCGATCCTTCGCGGACCGGCTCGCCGCAGGGGACCTTTCGGGGGAACTCCCGGCCAGGGGATATTTCCCGGGGACCCTCAAGATGCTCCAGGCCAACCTGCGGCATCTGGCCTGGCAGACCTCGCGCATCGCCGCAGGGGACCTCACCCAACAGGTGGATTTCATGGGGGACTTCTCCCAGGCGTTTAACGCCATGGTGGAACGGCTGAAGGATTCTCTGGCCGCCCTGCGCCTAAGCGAACGCAAATACCGCAAGTTGGCCATCACCGACAACCTGACGGGCCTGTACAACCCGCGCTATTTCTTCACCATCGCCGGAAGGGAATTCCGGCGCGCCCTGCGCCATCGCCGTCCCCTCGCGGTGATCATGCTGGACGTCGACGACTTCAAGGCCATTAACGACCGTCACGGCCATGCCGTGGGGGACATGGCGCTGCGGGAAATCGCTCAGGTCCTGGGGAACTCCCTACGCGGCACGGACCTGTTGGCCCGCTACGGGGGTGAGGAGTTCATCGTGCTTCTGCCAGATACCGGCTGCCAGGCGGCGGTGGCGGTGGCCGAGAAGCTCAGGAAAAACGTGGAGGGGTGCCTGATCGGCCTGGACGGCGGGCGACTCAAGATCACGGCCAGTTTCGGGACATGCGGCATCGAGACCTTCGCGGGCGAGCGGCTGTCCGCGGCCGGGATCATGGAAGTGATGGTGAAGCGGGCCGATCAGGCCCTCTATCGGTCCAAGAACGCCGGGAAAAACCAGGTCACCTTTCTGGCCCTCGACGACGACTCCGCGAACGGACTAGGGTTCGTGGCCTCCCGGACGATGCACAATAGCAAGACATGA
- a CDS encoding V4R domain-containing protein has product MQDRKYAFSWDLIGNLDIGRPNLGPTTRLEVYRLMQYTFRDILERHAGTAKTDTIFYEAGYLAGQELYKKFFSGLREFGDFLSSVRTTLKDMGVGIMRVEKADMEKKSFVITVSEDLECSGLPELDYEVCVYDEGFLAALLDSFTGERFVVKEIDCWCTGDRTCRFTAEVQGG; this is encoded by the coding sequence ATGCAAGACCGCAAATATGCCTTCTCGTGGGACCTGATCGGAAACCTGGACATCGGCAGGCCCAACCTTGGCCCCACGACCCGCCTGGAGGTCTACCGGCTCATGCAGTACACTTTCCGGGACATCCTCGAACGGCATGCGGGCACGGCCAAGACCGACACCATCTTTTACGAGGCCGGATATCTAGCCGGCCAGGAACTGTACAAAAAATTTTTCAGTGGGCTACGGGAGTTCGGAGACTTTTTGAGCAGCGTGCGGACCACCCTCAAGGATATGGGCGTCGGGATCATGCGGGTGGAGAAGGCCGACATGGAGAAGAAATCCTTCGTCATCACCGTGTCCGAGGACCTGGAGTGCTCCGGGCTGCCCGAACTCGACTACGAGGTGTGCGTGTACGACGAGGGGTTTTTGGCTGCCCTTCTGGACAGCTTTACCGGCGAACGGTTCGTGGTCAAGGAAATCGATTGCTGGTGCACCGGGGACCGCACCTGCCGGTTTACAGCCGAGGTCCAGGGCGGGTAG
- a CDS encoding L,D-transpeptidase family protein: MRHKGLAAVAVVVLVLFCLVSCAGKPAPVRTGVAPRAPSEPDALSLLARADPLAGSRQLVLVVTPDWGSITGRMALFERDAPGAPWRRILAPFPVTVGRTGLAFGRGLHGQGPSLPEVPAKREGDGKAPAGAFSLTMGFSYAPKSLGFAPKLPMHHVTADTVCVETPDSRRYNAILDEATAGPPDWVSPDRMLRPDGLYKNGVFVAHNTSPVVPGAGSCIFLHSWRGPDSPTAGCTAMEPGRVVELLRVLDAAKNPVMVQLPRAMVGRLGPDWGLPDMPVDGS; this comes from the coding sequence ATGCGACACAAAGGTCTGGCCGCTGTGGCGGTTGTGGTTTTGGTCCTTTTCTGCCTGGTTTCGTGCGCCGGGAAACCGGCCCCGGTCCGCACCGGGGTCGCGCCGCGGGCCCCGTCCGAACCGGACGCGCTTTCGCTTTTGGCCCGGGCTGATCCCCTGGCCGGGTCGCGGCAACTCGTGCTGGTGGTCACCCCGGATTGGGGGTCCATCACCGGCCGGATGGCCCTTTTCGAGCGCGATGCCCCGGGTGCGCCCTGGCGGCGGATCCTGGCCCCCTTCCCGGTCACTGTGGGCCGGACCGGACTGGCCTTCGGTCGGGGGCTGCATGGCCAGGGGCCGTCCCTGCCGGAGGTTCCGGCCAAGCGCGAGGGCGACGGCAAGGCCCCGGCCGGGGCCTTCTCCCTGACCATGGGCTTTTCCTACGCTCCAAAATCCCTCGGGTTCGCCCCGAAACTGCCCATGCACCACGTCACCGCCGACACCGTGTGCGTGGAGACCCCGGATTCGCGGCGCTACAACGCCATCCTGGACGAGGCCACGGCCGGGCCGCCGGACTGGGTGAGCCCCGACCGCATGCTGCGCCCGGACGGGCTCTATAAAAACGGCGTGTTCGTGGCCCACAACACGTCCCCCGTGGTCCCCGGGGCCGGGTCGTGCATCTTCCTCCATTCCTGGCGCGGACCGGATTCTCCCACGGCCGGGTGCACGGCCATGGAACCCGGCCGGGTGGTGGAGCTGTTGCGCGTCCTCGATGCGGCAAAAAATCCGGTCATGGTGCAATTGCCCAGAGCCATGGTCGGGCGTCTGGGGCCGGACTGGGGATTGCCGGACATGCCGGTCGACGGGTCGTAG
- a CDS encoding DMT family transporter, with protein sequence MWMTHAKLLASVVFWGGTWISGRHLAQAMGPFSAAFLRFAVASAFLLFLTRRVHGKIPLPARRDLPGLAFLGLTGVFGYNAFFFAGLQTVPASRAALIVAAIPTVVSLYSGLARRERFGPARLCGIALSFCGAVTVLSRGDPLALLQGGISAGDLCILGCVACWAAYTLAGRAVMVRVTPLAAVTWSCLFGGAFLFPPALLGGLWADVAEAGAADWLHLIFLGIMATGYGFFWYYEGIQRIGASRAGIYINLVPVVAVLLGVFALDETVGPPVLLGGAMVLAGVWLAQRPKAA encoded by the coding sequence ATGTGGATGACGCACGCCAAACTTCTCGCCTCGGTGGTCTTCTGGGGCGGCACCTGGATCTCCGGCCGACACCTGGCCCAGGCCATGGGACCGTTCTCGGCCGCTTTTTTGCGCTTCGCCGTGGCCTCGGCGTTTTTGCTGTTCCTGACCCGCCGCGTCCACGGAAAAATCCCCCTCCCGGCCCGACGCGACCTGCCGGGCCTTGCGTTTCTAGGCCTGACCGGGGTCTTCGGCTACAACGCCTTTTTCTTCGCCGGGCTTCAAACCGTGCCCGCCAGCCGGGCCGCGCTCATCGTGGCCGCCATCCCCACGGTGGTCTCCCTGTATTCGGGCCTGGCCCGGCGCGAACGCTTCGGTCCGGCCCGGCTTTGCGGCATCGCCCTGTCCTTTTGCGGGGCCGTGACGGTCCTGTCCAGGGGGGATCCCCTGGCCCTTCTCCAGGGAGGAATCAGCGCCGGGGACCTGTGCATCCTGGGCTGCGTGGCCTGCTGGGCGGCCTACACCCTGGCCGGACGGGCGGTCATGGTCCGGGTGACGCCGCTTGCGGCCGTGACCTGGTCGTGTCTTTTCGGCGGGGCGTTTCTTTTCCCCCCGGCCCTGCTCGGGGGACTTTGGGCCGACGTGGCCGAGGCCGGCGCGGCCGATTGGCTGCACCTGATTTTTTTGGGAATCATGGCCACCGGATACGGATTTTTCTGGTATTATGAGGGAATACAGCGCATCGGGGCCAGCCGGGCGGGCATCTACATCAACCTGGTGCCCGTGGTGGCCGTCCTTCTGGGGGTCTTCGCCCTGGACGAGACTGTGGGACCGCCGGTTCTCCTTGGCGGGGCCATGGTCCTGGCCGGGGTATGGCTGGCCCAACGCCCGAAAGCGGCCTGA